Proteins from a genomic interval of Deltaproteobacteria bacterium:
- a CDS encoding ABC transporter permease yields MKKYSQTSREIGEFSDLPFWKNTDKLDLLYIGYGLFVVILVVVSYLLGTFKLLPHDPDEMSFDLLMAAPGTSGYILGTDYMGRDILSRLIVGIQAYFLPGLLAVAIMLFLGTLLGTLAGFKEGWIETVITYVTNLIDSFPRLVLILLTVAAFKPDIYYIMIIVGITNVPAVALLVKGKIQFLKQKNFIEAAIALGLSNGDIIVRHVLWNNCRSILIIQATLGMAEAILMETSLSYLGFGVQEPVPSWGNMVQSGSNYFLQGKFWPSTAPALAILFTIMGFHLLGDGLNNVLERKRGR; encoded by the coding sequence ATGAAGAAATACAGTCAGACTTCAAGGGAGATAGGCGAATTTTCAGACCTCCCCTTCTGGAAGAATACAGACAAGCTGGACCTCCTTTATATCGGCTATGGTCTTTTCGTTGTCATCCTTGTAGTGGTTTCTTATCTCCTGGGCACATTTAAGCTGCTTCCTCACGATCCCGACGAAATGAGCTTTGATCTCCTTATGGCCGCTCCCGGCACATCGGGGTACATACTGGGAACCGATTATATGGGGCGGGATATCCTGTCGAGATTGATTGTCGGCATCCAGGCATACTTTCTGCCCGGCCTGCTGGCTGTGGCGATCATGCTTTTTTTAGGTACTCTATTGGGAACGCTGGCCGGTTTTAAGGAGGGCTGGATTGAAACGGTCATTACCTATGTGACAAACCTCATCGATTCCTTTCCGCGCCTTGTCCTTATTCTTCTAACTGTGGCTGCCTTCAAGCCTGATATCTATTACATTATGATCATTGTGGGTATCACCAATGTTCCTGCCGTTGCGCTTCTTGTAAAGGGGAAAATCCAGTTTCTCAAACAGAAAAATTTTATTGAAGCAGCCATAGCGCTCGGTCTCTCCAATGGCGATATTATCGTGAGGCATGTTCTGTGGAACAACTGCCGGTCCATTCTGATAATTCAGGCAACGCTCGGCATGGCCGAGGCCATATTGATGGAGACCAGTCTCAGTTACCTCGGTTTCGGCGTTCAGGAGCCCGTCCCTTCCTGGGGCAACATGGTGCAGTCCGGTTCAAACTACTTTTTGCAGGGGAAATTCTGGCCCTCTACGGCGCCGGCTCTTGCCATACTCTTTACCATCATGGGTTTTCATCTTCTTGGCGACGGGCTGAATAATGTTTTGGAGAGGAAGAGAGGACGATGA
- a CDS encoding ABC transporter permease, translating into MKISAIKPVALLLAREFGITALLLLGVSFVVFIILYLSPGDPFSLLLKEQMADDGARQSLQKAAEASTAWYGQYFSWLAGMLSGNFGTSLRTGLPVLGEVVRVGINTLYLTVGSMFITLIIAVPIALFSARRGVNVLSWSFTIFAYVISALPVFWLGYIAIYVFTRKLGLFPIAFGSSGTEKFGWLYFILPMFVLGIGNGTVSEIVRYLREEMSRVFSEDYIRTARAKGASVWRHAFKEGILIPVSSIIASKVPFILGGAVVVEQVFNWPGMGRMAWQAAQDRDYPLIMGITIIAAVIVRFGSLMQKVVYIMVNPRASKGH; encoded by the coding sequence ATGAAAATTTCCGCCATAAAACCGGTTGCCCTTTTGCTTGCCAGAGAATTTGGAATAACGGCGCTGCTGCTCCTTGGCGTCAGTTTTGTTGTCTTTATTATTCTCTACCTCTCGCCTGGCGATCCTTTCTCTCTCCTTTTAAAGGAGCAAATGGCTGATGATGGGGCAAGGCAATCCTTGCAGAAAGCAGCAGAAGCGTCAACCGCCTGGTATGGACAATACTTTTCCTGGCTTGCAGGCATGCTCAGCGGAAATTTCGGGACCTCTTTAAGAACAGGCCTCCCTGTGCTGGGCGAGGTCGTCAGGGTGGGCATAAATACACTCTATCTCACCGTCGGGTCCATGTTTATCACCTTAATTATAGCTGTTCCCATTGCTCTTTTTTCTGCCAGAAGGGGTGTTAACGTTTTGAGCTGGTCTTTTACCATCTTCGCCTACGTCATTTCGGCGCTTCCTGTTTTCTGGCTCGGCTATATCGCAATCTACGTTTTTACCCGTAAGTTAGGGCTCTTCCCTATTGCCTTCGGCTCTTCGGGAACAGAGAAGTTCGGCTGGCTCTATTTTATTCTTCCCATGTTTGTTCTTGGAATCGGCAACGGAACCGTCAGTGAAATTGTTCGTTACCTTCGTGAGGAAATGTCAAGGGTCTTTTCTGAAGATTATATCCGGACGGCGCGTGCAAAGGGAGCTTCGGTATGGCGTCATGCTTTTAAGGAGGGAATCCTTATCCCTGTCTCCTCCATCATTGCATCAAAGGTTCCCTTTATTCTCGGTGGTGCCGTCGTCGTGGAACAGGTCTTTAACTGGCCCGGCATGGGCAGGATGGCATGGCAGGCTGCGCAGGACAGGGATTATCCGCTCATTATGGGCATTACCATTATTGCCGCCGTCATCGTCCGTTTTGGGAGTCTTATGCAGAAGGTCGTCTATATCATGGTTAATCCCAGGGCGTCAAAAGGACATTAA
- a CDS encoding ABC transporter substrate-binding protein, which translates to MKKLQRISLLMAAGVLLLMFPQAAASEESGARPDGGTMNYAEYGRPATLDPVTSNDMIALRISELVFNGLVGINEKQEIVPELAERWDISEDGLLYTFYLRKDVTWHPKDENEEKLLLTADDVVFTFNVMMHPKTITALKVRYEFIASATKLEEYTVQFKLKRPVLNALAKFSFKVIPRHGPVNPEYLTREDPFVHKPIGTGPYMIKNITSDREVILMVNENYFKGRPHIDKFIAKPFADQNIMSQALMFNAIDMMVLVNPRIIPEIQGDKRFVLEPYNALSYSFFGYNMRNPVLSDKRVRKAFSYAVNRQEMLDSFFNGQGTLISGPFAPGSWAYNLDVQTIPYDPQKAKDLLTEAGFKMGSDGIMEKDGNRLGLTLKVPIEKESEAVKRVVLAFGSYLKKIGVHIKVDFREWLSWKEDVFLKHDFDIIFASWVFDDSADISSLFHSSEIGPWKNNFSAYSNQQVDSLIVESKLTLDHEKRRTINRKLHALIAEEAPYTFLWTLTNYAAYNRKLRHVAIHPYKFFSFADGWYIPKEEQK; encoded by the coding sequence ATGAAAAAATTACAGAGGATTTCCTTATTAATGGCTGCCGGTGTCTTGCTGCTCATGTTTCCCCAGGCGGCAGCAAGTGAAGAAAGTGGCGCCAGACCGGACGGTGGAACGATGAACTACGCTGAATACGGCAGACCTGCAACGCTGGATCCTGTTACCAGTAATGACATGATTGCGCTGAGGATCAGTGAGCTTGTCTTTAACGGCCTTGTGGGGATTAATGAAAAACAGGAAATAGTGCCCGAACTTGCAGAGAGGTGGGACATATCGGAAGATGGACTGCTTTATACCTTCTATCTCAGGAAGGACGTTACCTGGCATCCGAAGGATGAGAATGAAGAAAAACTATTGCTCACGGCCGACGATGTTGTCTTTACTTTTAACGTAATGATGCATCCCAAAACGATCACCGCTTTAAAGGTGCGTTACGAATTTATTGCCAGTGCGACAAAGCTGGAAGAATATACGGTTCAGTTTAAATTGAAGCGGCCCGTCCTCAATGCCCTTGCAAAATTCAGTTTCAAGGTTATTCCCCGGCATGGGCCTGTGAACCCGGAATACCTGACCCGGGAAGATCCCTTCGTGCATAAACCTATCGGCACGGGACCCTACATGATAAAGAATATCACTTCCGACAGGGAAGTCATTCTTATGGTCAATGAAAACTATTTCAAGGGCCGTCCTCATATCGATAAATTCATTGCCAAGCCCTTTGCCGATCAGAACATCATGTCACAGGCGCTCATGTTTAACGCAATCGATATGATGGTACTTGTTAATCCCCGTATTATTCCTGAAATCCAGGGAGACAAGCGCTTTGTCCTTGAACCTTACAATGCGCTCTCCTACTCGTTTTTCGGCTACAATATGCGCAATCCCGTGCTTTCAGACAAGCGTGTCAGGAAGGCCTTCTCCTATGCAGTCAACAGGCAGGAGATGCTTGACTCCTTTTTCAATGGGCAGGGAACGCTCATTTCAGGGCCTTTTGCTCCCGGCAGTTGGGCCTATAACCTGGATGTGCAGACCATCCCCTACGATCCGCAAAAAGCGAAGGACCTTTTAACGGAGGCGGGATTTAAAATGGGGAGTGACGGTATTATGGAGAAGGACGGCAACAGGCTTGGCCTTACCCTTAAAGTCCCCATTGAAAAAGAGAGTGAGGCCGTCAAACGGGTCGTTCTCGCCTTCGGCAGTTATCTTAAAAAGATCGGTGTTCATATTAAGGTCGACTTCAGGGAATGGTTGTCCTGGAAAGAGGACGTTTTCCTAAAGCATGATTTCGACATCATTTTTGCGTCATGGGTATTTGATGATTCTGCCGATATATCCTCCCTCTTTCACTCCTCTGAGATAGGACCCTGGAAAAACAATTTTTCGGCCTATTCCAATCAGCAAGTGGACAGTCTCATTGTGGAAAGTAAACTGACGCTCGATCATGAGAAGAGGCGGACCATCAACAGAAAGCTTCATGCCCTTATAGCGGAAGAAGCCCCTTATACCTTCCTCTGGACTTTGACTAACTATGCCGCTTACAACAGGAAATTGAGGCATGTGGCGATCCACCCGTACAAGTTCTTCTCTTTTGCCGACGGATGGTACATCCCGAAAGAGGAGCAGAAATGA
- a CDS encoding DPP IV N-terminal domain-containing protein, whose amino-acid sequence MSRGTVIAALAVFTIILFYSNASFSETCSPVEPSAGRVSAKGETFEESGPGEGKALDEPGRPPVCEGSEGTGQYEEALPESAVERETIAGGVQKEGSPQEEESGVKAVKREKGAVPAPRFIEPLYVRPLTKSKSGSNDSNPVWSPSGDLLAFERSSGGKKEIIISNLFGSVMEKVYYRSSDEEGGMDFFFSGVLEEMSYNSGISWSPGGDRFAFMSNGGNGNYDLYLRNMGNETINRLTEDEGKDGHVQWSPLGDTLVFVSSRSGKAEVYFRSLVKTETRKVTSGEKSYLYPRWSPDGKKLAMIYGSNENHDISVIHNVKIPRKSVGFLTTWKYDDLRPSWSPDGEKIAFYSNYNDKDDPKVWALVVVSSDGSDPAGGEGLAAKVVAKNVIPDVETGPAWMPDGKRIVYVKNDEKAFNPIYIVDIEKKSEVHLKTGTKMNHDVTSSVAGIIAFRAQVEQWDHIFIAELKKAVPLVDSKEEKETGSDKFNEKADDL is encoded by the coding sequence GTGAGCAGAGGCACTGTGATTGCAGCTTTGGCCGTTTTTACTATCATTCTGTTCTATAGCAATGCTTCCTTCTCGGAGACCTGTTCCCCCGTCGAACCCTCCGCCGGCCGGGTTTCGGCAAAGGGGGAGACCTTTGAAGAAAGTGGCCCGGGGGAGGGCAAGGCATTGGATGAACCCGGCCGCCCCCCTGTATGTGAGGGAAGTGAAGGAACGGGCCAGTATGAGGAGGCCCTTCCGGAGAGCGCTGTAGAGAGAGAAACAATAGCCGGGGGAGTTCAGAAGGAGGGCAGTCCTCAAGAGGAAGAAAGCGGAGTTAAGGCTGTTAAAAGGGAAAAGGGCGCCGTGCCTGCACCCAGGTTCATAGAGCCGCTCTATGTCCGCCCTCTGACAAAGAGCAAATCGGGCAGCAATGATTCCAATCCCGTATGGTCCCCGTCGGGAGATCTGCTTGCTTTCGAGAGAAGCAGCGGCGGGAAGAAGGAAATTATTATATCGAATTTGTTTGGGTCTGTTATGGAGAAAGTATACTACCGCTCCTCAGATGAGGAAGGGGGAATGGATTTCTTTTTTTCAGGCGTTCTTGAAGAGATGAGCTACAACTCGGGAATAAGCTGGTCCCCCGGAGGAGACAGGTTCGCCTTTATGAGTAACGGCGGGAACGGCAACTATGATCTTTATCTTCGTAATATGGGGAATGAGACCATCAACAGGCTTACCGAAGATGAGGGAAAAGACGGCCATGTGCAGTGGTCGCCTCTTGGCGATACCCTGGTGTTTGTATCGAGCCGTTCGGGTAAAGCAGAGGTCTATTTTCGAAGCCTTGTAAAAACTGAAACAAGGAAGGTAACGAGTGGTGAAAAGTCTTATCTCTATCCCCGGTGGTCTCCTGACGGCAAAAAACTGGCCATGATTTACGGGAGTAATGAAAACCATGATATTTCTGTAATACATAACGTAAAAATTCCCCGTAAGTCGGTGGGGTTTCTAACAACATGGAAATATGACGACCTCCGGCCCAGCTGGTCTCCCGACGGAGAGAAGATCGCATTTTATTCCAACTATAATGATAAAGATGATCCCAAGGTCTGGGCGCTTGTCGTCGTTTCTTCGGACGGTTCCGATCCTGCCGGAGGAGAAGGGCTGGCAGCGAAGGTGGTGGCCAAAAATGTAATACCCGATGTTGAAACAGGGCCGGCCTGGATGCCTGATGGCAAAAGGATCGTCTATGTTAAAAACGATGAGAAGGCCTTCAATCCAATCTATATCGTTGATATTGAAAAGAAAAGCGAAGTTCATCTCAAAACGGGAACAAAGATGAACCATGACGTAACGAGTTCAGTGGCCGGGATAATTGCCTTTCGGGCGCAGGTTGAACAGTGGGACCACATTTTTATTGCGGAACTGAAAAAAGCGGTGCCTCTTGTCGATAGCAAGGAGGAGAAAGAAACCGGCTCGGATAAATTTAATGAAAAGGCTGATGATCTGTAG